Proteins encoded within one genomic window of Humulus lupulus chromosome 1, drHumLupu1.1, whole genome shotgun sequence:
- the LOC133784122 gene encoding NADH dehydrogenase [ubiquinone] 1 alpha subcomplex subunit 9, mitochondrial: MQAVARRLGQSSLSPSPSISSLKSIYPLYDHYYGAEHPRYGSTLATKGIGHLVRKGTGGRSSVSGIVATVFGATGFLGRYVVQQLAKMGSQVLVPFRGSEDSHRHLKLMGDLGQIVPMKYDPRDESSVKAVMAKANVVVNLIGKDYETRNYSFEEVNHFMAEQLATIAKEHGGIARFLQVSCLGASASSPSRMLRAKAAAEEAVMREMPEATILKSAALVGTEDRLLNRWAEFAKKYSFLPLIGGGSTKIQPVYVVDVAAAIIAALKDDGTSMGKVYELGGPDIFTVHELAELMFETIREYPRYVSLPVPIAKAMAMPREILLKKVPFPLPNPEIFNLDQIIAQTSDTVVSENALTFNDLGLMPHKLKGYPIEFLTCYRKGGPQFGSTISEKVSADWP, from the exons ATGCAGGCCGTGGCCAGGCGTTTAGGGCAAAGCTCTCTGAGCCCTTCGCCTTCAATCTCCTCGCTCAAGTCTATCTACCCTCTCTACGATCACT ATTATGGAGCTGAACACCCGAGGTATGGATCTACCCTTGCCACAAAGGGAATCGGTCACCTTGTTCGGAAGGGGACTGGTGGAAGATCATCTGTTAG TGGCATAGTGGCTACAGTCTTTGGAGCAACTGGGTTTCTTGGTCGTTATGTGGTGCAACAACTTG CTAAGATGGGATCTCAAGTTCTAGTTCCTTTCCGGGGTTCTGAAGATTCTCATCGTCATCTAAAGCTGATGGGGGATTTGGGACAG ATAGTGCCAATGAAATACGATCCAAGAGATGAAAGCTCAGTCAAAGCTGTGATGGCAAAAGCTAATGTAGTTGTTAACCTTATTG GAAAGGATTATGAAACAAGGAATTACAGCTTTGAAGAAGTAAACCATTTCATGGCTGAACAACTTGCAACG ATTGCTAAAGAACATGGTGGTATTGCAAGATTCCTccaagtttcttgtttaggggCTTCTGCTTCATCTCCGTCGAGAATGCTAAGAGCTAAGGCTGCTGCGGAAGAGGCTGTAATGAGAGAAATGCCTGAG GCCACAATTCTGAAATCTGCTGCATTGGTTGGCACAGAGGATAGACTTTTGAACCGGTGGGCAGAATTTGCTAAAAAGTATAGCTTTCTTCCCCTCATTGGGGGTGGATCTACCAA AATTCAACCTGTATACGTTGTTGACGTAGCTGCTGCAATTATTGCTGCCTTGAAAGATGATGGTACCAGTATGGGaaaagtttatgaacttggtgGGCCAGATATATTTACAGTGCACGAATTA GCAGAGCTCATGTTTGAGACGATTCGTGAATATCCTCGCTATGTATCACTTCCTGTTCCTATTGCAAAG GCCATGGCAATGCCACGAGAAATATTACTTAAGAAGGTTCCCTTCCCATTACCAAATCCTGAGATCTTCAACctagatcagatcattgctcaaACTTCAGATACAGTTGTGTCGGAAAATG CTTTGACTTTCAACGATCTCGGACTCATGCCACATAAGCTGAAGGGATACCCTATTGAATTTCTTACCTGCTACCGCAAGGGTGGTCCGCAATTTGGTTCTACAATCAGTGAAAAAGTGTCTGCGGATTGGCCATGA
- the LOC133781185 gene encoding uncharacterized protein LOC133781185 → MNKKEKQKAILDVCKENKVGFGALFETKVKNEKLQEVFVNNFHNWDYFSSSITAGRILVLWQAKFVKVEILLEDSQLVHCRVKVCGQQEVFYATVVYGSNSMGERKHLWDKLASIGPLKHPWIIFGDFNAMFSFHDRNGGRQIVAKDFSDAQNWLALGQVDEFKCSGAHFTWSNKHEVGDRIYSKLDRVFINDYWLDIFPKSEACFKWDYISDHSYCVIKSQELNKVGFKPFRYCNHWMSYRSYKETVLNSWFSSLDSGGGLSKIVQKLFRVKHVLKRFSREVVGDVVLDYKLAKEDFNIAQEALASKPSDILLQLAVTQKQENFSVMLNRYSSFLKQQSKIKWVNFSDENSRYFHAIMRKRRLENRITSFCVGDKIEDDYSTVVEHFLNHFRKFMGSSSSATEGIDLTCLNQGRRLSLEQQVRLIRPFSKNDVKKALFSIHSSKSPGLDGFGSGFYKGLWEYIGEDITRSVLAFFQDGALPPSLNDTVISLVPKVTDPKSASDYRPIACCNTLYKCISKMLCSRLSEVLPLLVHSNQGAFIKNRSLAHNILIFQDLLKGYTRKHISARCIMKIDLSKAYDTVDWCFVEELLKHLSFPSRFINWILVCLKRTRYYLLMNGRIQGSFKGEKGLRQGDPISPLLFVLIMEYLTRLLAHSSGKKGFGFHPLCKQLGLTNLCFADDLILFCKGNLSSVTHIQDAFKKFCSSTGLSANKSKSHIYFGGVKEDNKKKILELMQIEEGSFPLKYLGVQLRPTKWKASDCGVILDKLNKNLNCWASRNLSFAGRAQLIHSVLLGIRNFWMSLFILPYKITAAIDKSCRDFLWGVNGNRSKLHIPSWEKVCLPKNLGGIGFREGKKWNMALMAKCLWAISNKQDCLWVRWINSVYLKDHSIWTVPFKHDMSWYFKKLLRLSQIIDTSTLKQAEKGGKFRAKIFYSSLVSAQKVSYARSVWNKLIVPKHRFIYWQILNRHLLTRDLLSRILPIHSTICPACASANESHSHLFMECIFSRKLFGEVNCWLGIFQWPKSYLELQVWCMTAINSLQNQVINAVFAATLYFIWKNRNKCIFEYACFSASSLSLEIRKIVKYRVLGLSCLFPSKRDNYILNVVKGW, encoded by the coding sequence ATGAATAAAAAAGAAAAGCAGAAAGCTATTCTTGATGTTTGTAAAGAGAATAAAGTTGGTTTTGGTGCTCTTTTTGAGACCAAGGtgaaaaatgagaagcttcaGGAGGTTTTTGTGAATAACTTCCATAACTGGGACTATTTTTCTAGTTCTATCACAGCTGGTAGGATTTTGGTTCTTTGGCAAGCTAAGTTTGTGAAGGTTGAAATTTTACTTGAGGACTCTCAATTAGTCCATTGCAGGGTTAAAGTTTGTGGCCAGCAGGAGGTTTTCTATGCCACAGTAGTCTATGGTAGTAATTCTATGGGGGAAAGGAAACATCTATGGGATAAGTTGGCTAGTATTGGTCCTTTGAAACACCCTTGGATTATTTTTGGGGACTTTAATGCTATGTTTAGTTTCCATGATAGGAATGGTGGGAGACAAATTGTAGCTAAAGATTTCTCTGATGCTCAAAATTGGTTGGCTTTAGGCCAAGTGGATGAATTCAAGTGCTCTGGGGCGCACTTTACCTGGTCTAATAAACATGAAGTTGGAGATCGAATTTATTCTAAGCTAGATCGAGTTTTTATCAATGACTATTGGCTGGACATTTTCCCTAAATCTGAAGCTTGCTTCAAATGGGACTATATTTCAGATCATAGCTACTGTGTGATTAAAAGCCAGGAGTTGAATAAGGTGGGGTTCAAACCCTTTAGATATTGCAATCACTGGATGTCCTATAGAAGCTACAAGGAGACAGTTCTGAACAGCTGGTTTTCTTCTTTAGATTCGGGAGGTGGTTTATCTAAGATTGTGCAGAAGCTGTTTCGGGTCAAACATGTTTTAAAAAGATTTAGTAGGGAAGTGGTGGGGGATGTTGTCTTGGATTACAAGTTGGCTAAGGAGGATTTTAATATAGCTCAGGAAGCTTTGGCTTCTAAACCCTCTGACATTCTGCTTCAGCTTGCTGTTACTCAGAAGCAAGAGAATTTTTCTGTTATGCTGAACAGGTACTCCAGTTTTCTTAAGCAGCAAAGTAAAATTAAGTGGGTCAATTTCAGTGATGAAAATTCTAGGTACTTCCATGCTATTATGAGGAAAAGAAGGTTGGAAAATAGGATTACTTCTTTCTGTGTTGGTGATAAAATTGAGGATGATTATTCAACAGTAGTGGAGCATTTTCTCAATCATTTCAGGAAGTTTATGGGGAGTAGTAGTTCGGCCACTGAGGGTATTGATTTAACTTGTTTGAACCAGGGTAGAAGGCTGTCTTTGGAGCAACAAGTCAGGTTAATTCGGCCTTTTAGTAAGAATGATGTCAAGAAGGCACTTTTCAGCATCCATTCTTCTAAAAGCCCTGGGTTAGATGGATTTGGTTCAGGCTTTTACAAGGGATTATGGGAGTATATTGGAGAAGATATTACTCGGTCTGTGTTAGCTTTTTTCCAGGATGGTGCTTTGCCTCCATCGTTGAATGATACAGTGATCTCTCTTGTTCCTAAGGTGACTGACCCGAAATCAGCCAGTGATTACAGACCAATTGCCTGCTGTAATACACTTTATAAGTGTATCTCGAAGATGCTCTGCTCTAGGCTTTCGGAAGTGCTTCCTCTCCTTGTTCATAGCAACCAAGGAGCATTCATAAAGAATAGATCTCTTGCGCATAATATTTTGATCTTTCAGGATCTCCTCAAAGGTTATACTAGGAAGCATATTTCAGCTAGGTGTATAATGAAGATTGACCTTAGTAAAGCATATGATACTGTTGATTGGTGCTTTGTGGAGGAGCTGCTTAAGCATCTTAGTTTTCCGTCTAGATTTATAAACTGGATTCTGGTGTGtttaaaaagaacgagatattatCTCCTCATGAATGGTAGGATTCAGGGTTCTTTCAAAGGGGAAAAAGGCCTTCGTCAAGGAGACCCCATATCCCCCCTTTTGTTTGTTTTGATAATGGAGTATCTTACCAGATTATTGGCTCATAGTTCTGGTAAAAAAGGGTTTGGTTTTCACCCTTTGTGTAAGCAACTTGGGTTGACTAATCTGTGTTTTGCAGATGACTTGATATTATTCTGTAAGGGCAATCTCAGTTCAGTGACTCATATTCAAGATGCTTTCAAGAAATTCTGTTCTTCTACAGGTCTTTCAGCGAACAAATCCAAATCCCATATATACTTTGGAGGAGTTAAAGAAGACAATAAAAAGAAGATTCTTGAGTTGATGCAAATAGAGGAAGGTTCTTTTCCTTTGAAATACTTGGGAGTTCAACTTCGTCCTACTAAATGGAAAGCGTCAGATTGTGGGGTGATTTTGGATAAGCTGAATAAAAATCTCAATTGTTGGGCGAGTAGAAATCTGTCTTTTGCTGGGCGTGCTCAACTAATTCACTCAGTTTTGCTTGGTATCAGAAATTTTTGGATGAGCTTATTCATTCTGCCTTATAAGATCACAGCAGCCATAGACAAAAGTTGTCGTGACTTCCTCTGGGGTGTCAATGGTAACAGGAGCAAACTTCATATCCCTTCTTGGGAGAAAGTTTGTCTTCCTAAGAATTTGGGTGGTATTGGATTTCGAGAAGGTAAGAAATGGAATATGGCTTTGATGGCGAAGTGTTTATGGGCAATCTCAAATAAACAGGACTGCCTTTGGGTTAGGTGGATTAACTCTGTCTATCTTAAGGATCATTCTATTTGGACTGTCCCTTTTAAACATGACATGAGCTGGTATTTTAAGAAGCTACTGAGGCTTAGTCAGATAATTGATACTTCTACATTGAAGCAAGCTGAAAAGGGAGGTAAGTTTCGTGCCAAAATTTTCTACTCTTCTCTTGTTTCTGCCCAGAAAGTTTCTTATGCTAGATCAGTGTGGAATAAGCTGATTGTGCCCAAGCATAGATTCATTTATTGGCAAATTCTGAACCGCCATCTGCTTACTAGAGATCTTCTGAGTCGCATTTTGCCCATCCATTCTACTATCTGTCCTGCTTGCGCTTCAGCAAATGAATCTCACAGCCACTTGTTTATGGAATGCATCTTTTCTAGGAAATTATTTGGGGAAGTTAATTGCTGGCTGGGTATATTTCAGTGGCCGAAATCCTATTTGGAGCTTCAGGTTTGGTGTATGACAGCGATCAATTCACTGCAGAACCAAGTCATTAATGCTGTTTTTGCTGCCACTTTGTACTTTATTTGGAAAAATCGAAACAAGTGTATTTTTGAGTATGCTTGTTTTTCAGCTAGTAGTCTTAGCTTAGAAATTAGGAAGATTGTCAAATATAGAGTTTTGGGTCTGAGTTGCCTTTTTCCTAGTAAAAGGGACAATTATATTCTCAATGTTGTAAAGGGTTGGTAG
- the LOC133784111 gene encoding ABC transporter C family member 5 gives MGIELLLHRISSSSPEPQTPIAFFSSLQGFPILELASICINLTLLLVFLFIVSARKIFVCAGRIRLLKDDSTANGNPIQRNSGVDGETGDVTIGTDFKISVSCCFFVLFVQVVVLGFDGVGLIRESVNGKLVNWSVIWLPAAQGLAWFVLSFSALHCKFKVSEKFPLLLRVWWSLSFVVCLCTLYFDARGFLIDGSKPLPSHAVANLASTPALAFLCFVAIRGSTGIQVCRNSDLQQPLLMEEEAGCLKVTPYGDAGLFSLATLSWLNPLLSIGAKRPLELKDIPLLAPKDRAKTNYKVLNSNWEKLKAENPSKQPSLAWAILKSFWKEAACNAIFAGLNTLVSYVGPYMISYFVDYLGGKETVAHEGYILAGTFFAAKLVETLTTRQWYLGVDILGMHVRSALTAMVYRKGLRLSSTAKQNHTSGEIVNYMAVDVQRVGDYSWYLHDIWMLPMQIILALAILYKNVGIASVATLIATIISIVVTVPLAKVQEEYQDKLMTAKDERMRKTSECLRNMRILKLQAWEDRYRLKLEEMRGVEFKWLRRALYSQAFITFIFWSSPIFVSAITFGTAILLGGQLTAGGVLSALATFRILQEPLRNFPDLVSMMAQTKVSLDRISGFLQEEELQENATITLPRGMTNTTIEIKDGMFSWDPISSRPTLSGIQMKVERGMRVAVCGMVGSGKSSFLSCILGEIPKISGEVKICGSAAYVPQSAWIQSGNIEENILFGSPMEKPKYKNVLHACSLKKDLELFSHGDQTIIGDRGINLSGGQKQRVQLARALYQDADIYLLDDPFSAVDAHTGSDLFKEYILTALADKTVIFVTHQVEFLPAADLILVLKEGRIIQAGKYDDLLQAGTDFNTLVCAHHDAIEAMDIPNHSSEDSDENVSQNASISDGKKLDPDGSSIDNLAKEVQEGVSAAEQKAIKEKKKAKRSRKKQLVQEEERVRGRVSMKVYLSYMAAAYKGLLIPLIIIAQTLFQFLQIASNWWMAWANPQTEGDNPKVSPMVLILVYMALAFGSSWFIFVRAVLVATFGLAAAQKLFLQMLRSVFRAPMSFFDSTPAGRILNRVSIDQSVVDLDIPFRLGGFASTTIQLIGIVGVMTTVTWQVLLLVIPMAIACLWMQKYYMASSRELVRIVSIQKSPVFHLFGESIAGAATIRGFGQEKRFVKRNLYLLDCFARPFFCSLAAIEWLCLRMELLSTFVFAFCMILLVSFPQGTIDPSMAGLAVTYGLNLNARLSRWILSFCKLENKIISIERIYQYSQIPGEAPPIIEDSRPPTSWPENGTIDLIDLKVRYKENLPVVLHGVSCNFPGGKKIGIVGRTGSGKSTLIQALFRLLEPECGKIIIDGIDISKIGLHDLRSRLGIIPQDPTLFEGTIRNNLDPLEEHSDHEIWQALDKSQLGDIIREKEHKLDSPVLENGDNWSVGQRQLVSLGRALLKQAKILVLDEATASVDTATDNLIQKILRTEFKDCTVCTIAHRIPTVIDSDLVLVLSDGRVAEFDTPIKLLEDKSSMFLKLVTEYSSRSSGMPDF, from the exons ATGGGTATCGAGCTTTTGCTTCATAGAATCTCGTCTTCGTCGCCGGAACCACAAACGCCGATTGCCTTTTTCAGCTCGTTACAAGGGTTTCCCATTTTGGAGCTCGCTTCAATTTGCATCAATCTCACACTACTTCTCGTTTTCCTATTCATCGTCTCCGCCAGGAAGATTTTTGTCTGCGCGGGTCGAATTCGGCTGCTTAAGGATGATTCGACTGCGAATGGCAACCCAATTCAGCGCAACAGTGGAGTCGACGGAGAAACTGGAGATGTTACGATCGGTACGGACTTCAAAATCTCCGTTTCCTGCTGCTTCTTTGTGTTGTTTGTTCAGGTTGTGGTGCTAGGGTTTGATGGGGTTGGTTTAATAAGAGAGTCCGTGAATGGAAAGCTTGTGAATTGGTCTGTGATTTGGTTACCGGCTGCACAAGGCTTAGCTTGGTTTGTCTTGAGCTTTTCAGCTCTGCATTGTAAGTTCAAGGTGTCTGAGAAATTCCCATTGTTGCTAAGGGTATGGTGGTCTCTGTCGTTTGTGGTATGTTTATGTACGTTATACTTTGATGCTAGAGGTTTTCTAATCGATGGCTCAAAACCGCTGCCTTCTCATGCCGTGGCAAATTTGGCCTCAACCCCAGCTCTAGCTTTTCTTTGCTTCGTTGCTATTAGAGGTAGTACAGGCATTCAAGTTTGCAGAAACTCTGATCTTCAGCAGCCGTTGCTCATGGAAGAAGAAGCAGGGTGTCTAAAGGTTACTCCGTACGGTGATGCTGGGCTGTTTAGCTTGGCCACACTTTCATGGCTGAATCCTCTTCTGTCAATTGGAGCAAAGAGACCGCTGGAGCTCAAGGACATTCCCCTCCTTGCGCCAAAGGATCGAGCCAAGACTAACTATAAAGTTTTGAATTCAAACTGGGAGAAACTGAAGGCTGAAAATCCATCAAAACAGCCATCTTTAGCATGGGCAATTCTCAAATCATTTTGGAAAGAAGCAGCTTGCAATGCCATCTTCGCCGGCTTGAATACTCTTGTTTCGTATGTGGGTCCGTACATGATTAGCTATTTCGTTGATTACTTGGGAGGGAAAGAGACTGTTGCTCATGAAGGGTACATCCTTGCTGGAACGTTCTTTGCAGCAAAGCTGGTGGAGACCTTAACAACAAGGCAATGGTATCTTGGGGTGGATATTCTGGGAATGCACGTCAGGTCAGCTCTGACAGCAATGGTGTACCGAAAGGGGCTCAGACTCTCAAGCACTGCCAAGCAAAACCACACCAGCGGAGAGATAGTGAACTACATGGCAGTAGATGTACAGAGGGTGGGGGACTACTCTTGGTATCTCCATGACATATGGATGCTTCCAATGCAAATCATTCTAGCTCTTGCAATTTTGTACAAGAACGTGGGCATTGCTTCTGTCGCTACATTGATTGCAACCATTATATCCATAGTTGTTACTGTTCCACTGGCCAAAGTACAGGAAGAATATCAAGACAAGTTGATGACTGCCAAGGATGAAAGGATGAGAAAAACTTCCGAGTGTCTAAGAAACATGAGGATTCTCAAGTTGCAAGCTTGGGAGGATAGGTACCGGTTGAAGTTAGAGGAGATGCGAGGTGTGGAGTTCAAGTGGCTGCGCAGAGCGCTCTACTCGCAAGCTTTTATTACATTCATCTTCTGGAGCTCTCCCATATTTGTTTCAGCTATCACTTTCGGTACTGCCATATTGTTAGGTGGTCAGCTGACTGCTGGTGGTGTCCTTTCTGCTCTGGCCACTTTCAGGATACTTCAAGAAccacttaggaattttcctgatttGGTGTCAATGATGGCTCAGACAAAAGTTTCTCTTGATCGAATTTCTGGGTTCCTACAGGAAGAAGAATTGCAGGAAAATGCAACCATTACCCTTCCCCGAGGTATGACAAACACCACCATAGAAATTAAAGATGGCATGTTCAGTTGGGATCCTATCTCTTCGAGGCCAACATTATCAGGAATACAAATGAAAGTAGAGAGAGGAATGCGTGTGGCTGTATGTGGAATGGTGGGCTCTGGGAAATCAAGCTTTCTTTCTTGTATCCTCGGAGAAATCCCAAAAATCTCTGGCGAA GTAAAAATATGTGGCAGTGCTGCCTATGTTCCTCAGTCTGCATGGATACAGTCTGGAAATATAGAGGAGAATATTCTTTTTGGCAGCCCAATGGAGAAACCAAAATACAAGAATGTTCTCCATGCTTGTTCATTAAAAAAAGATCTTGAACTTTTTTCACATGGAGATCAGACCATAATTGGTGATAGGGGTATAAATTTGAGTGGTGGTCAGAAGCAACGGGTGCAGCTTGCTAGAGCACTCTATCAAGATGCTGACATTTATTTACTTGATGATCCCTTTAGTGCAGTTGATGCACACACTGGCTCAGACTTGTTTAAG GAATATATTTTGACAGCATTAGCAGATAAAACTGTTATTTTTGTGACTCATCAAGTTGAATTTCTGCCTGCTGCTGATTTGATCCTG GTTCTTAAAGAAGGGCGCATCATACAGGCAGGAAAGTATGATGATCTTCTACAAGCAGGAACAGATTTTAACACATTGGTCTGTGCTCATCACGACGCAATTGAAGCCATGGATATCCCAAATCACTCATCAGAGGATtcagatgaaaatgtgtctcaaAATGCATCTATTTCAGATGGTAAAAAACTTGATCCAGACGGAAGTAGCATTGACAATTTGGCAAAGGAAGTCCAAGAGGGTGTATCTGCTGCTGAGCAGAAAGCAattaaagagaaaaagaaagcaaaACGCTCTAGAAAAAAGCAGCTTGTGCAGGAAGAGGAGAGAGTTAGAGGAAGAGTTAGCATGAAGGTCTATCTGTCGTACATGGCTGCAGCATATAAAGGGTTATTGATTCCACTTATAATTATTGCCCAAACGTTGTTTCAGTTCCTTCAGATTGCCAGTAATTGGTGGATGGCATGGGCAAATCCTCAAACAGAAGGAGACAATCCTAAAGTGAGTCCTATGGTACTTATTCTTGTATACATGGCGCTCGCTTTTGGGAGCTCCTGGTTTATATTTGTTAGAGCTGTTCTGGTAGCTACATTTGGTCTAGCAGCTGCGCAAAAATTGTTTCTGCAGATGCTTAGAAGCGTATTTAGAGCACCGATGTCTTTCTTTGACTCTACTCCTGCTGGAAGAATCTTGAATCGT GTGTCTATTGACCAAAGTGTAGTGGATCTTGATATTCCTTTTAGACTTGGTGGGTTTGCTTCTACTACTATACAACTTATTGGCATCGTTGGTGTAATGACAACAGTTACTTGGCAAGTTTTGCTTCTTGTCATTCCTATGGCTATTGCTTGCCTTTGGATGCag AAATACTACATGGCTTCATCAAGGGAGCTGGTTCGCATTGTTAGCATCCAGAAATCTCCAGTATTCCATCTTTTCGGTGAGTCAATTGCTGGAGCAGCAACAATACGAGGCTTCGGACAAGAAAAAAGATTCGTGAAGAGGAACCTTTATCTTCTTGATTGTTTTGCTCGTCCATTCTTCTGCAGTCTTGCTGCTATAGAATGGTTATGCCTGCGCATGGAACTACTCTCCACCTTTGTCTTTGCTTTCTGCATGATTTTGCTCGTGAGCTTTCCTCAAGGAACTATCGATCCAA GCATGGCAGGTCTTGCTGTTACTTATGGCCTTAATTTAAATGCACGACTCTCGCGTTGGATACTTAGCTTTTGCAAGcttgaaaataaaattatttcgATAGAAAGAATATACCAATACAGTCAAATTCCAGGAGAAGCTCCACCAATTATTGAGGATTCTCGTCCTCCAACTTCGTGGCCAGAGAATGGAACGATTGATCTGATTGATTTAAAG GTTCGTTACAAGGAGAACCTTCCTGTGGTGCTTCATGGTGTAAGCTGCAATTTCCCTGGTGGAAAGAAGATCGGAATTGTTGGACGAACGGGAAGTGGTAAATCTACTTTGATTCAGGCATTATTTCGACTGCTCGAACCAGAATGTGGGAAGATCATAATAGACGGTATTGATATTTCTAAAATTGGGCTGCATGATCTTCGTAGTCGTCTTGGCATCATACCCCAGGATCCTACCTTGTTTGAAGGGACTATTAGGAACAATCTCGATCCCCTTGAAGAGCATTCAGATCATGAAATTTGGCAG GCGCTCGACAAATCCCAGTTAGGAGACATAATCCGCGAGAAAGAGCATAAACTCGATTCACCAg TGCTCGAAAATGGAGATAACTGGAGTGTAGGACAGCGACAACTAGTTTCCCTAGGCCGTGCTCTGCTTAAACAGGCAAAGATACTGGTGCTTGATGAGGCAACAGCATCAGTTGACACGGCCACGGATAATCTGATACAGAAAATTTTACGAACAGAGTTTAAGGATTGCACCGTATGCACCATTGCACATCGTATCCCAACTGTTATCGACAGTGATCTTGTTCTGGTTCTCAGTGATG GTCGAGTTGCAGAGTTTGATACTCCTATCAAACTACTAGAGGATAAGTCATCCATGTTTCTGAAATTGGTAACCGAATATTCATCACGTTCGAGTGGCATGCCAGATTTTTAG
- the LOC133780049 gene encoding uncharacterized protein LOC133780049 → MGRKKKVILKPVAVSDETTVEDLPSIQEVEPELTTAEEFHEPCADFEMDCGTEEILNRSSPKAGNWAEEVEDVDFQNSAKEIWSKFKTNQVLTPSTRLVYTEPLKVGEQIVARLDLEEVEIEASFWKNAIVCIVLGANPPFRVFEGFVKRVWGKLGVDKIVRMHSGFTLVNFRDEVTRDLILETGVIHFDKKPVVLRPWTTDMDSVRMVKSVPVWIRMNGLGLQYWGKNSLSALVSTIGKPIMVDKVTQSREMVKYARVLVDMEISDHPPNSIAFINERGQLVEQSVEYEWLPSKCTACTQLGHIVANCNKEKGVVWRKKISVEKGEKSDQEINGSETVHEHQSEVSIPENIVQTSTSIDAEERGKSLSKDYESMERTDQGIRISSQLVGTDRVDSAGNWITPKRRGSRAGAAPNKTVTAPNKVVAAPFKTKESNGYAVLLESGGGQVVTNSNLILDGGL, encoded by the coding sequence ATGGGTCGGAAGAAGAAAGTAATATTGAAGCCAGTAGCGGTTTCCGATGAGACGACGGTGGAAGACCTCCCTTCGATCCAAGAAGTGGAGCCTGAGTTGACTACTGCTGAAGAGTTTCATGAACCATGTGCCGATTTCGAGATGGATTGTGGAACTGAAGAGATTTTGAATCGCTCTTCGCCCAAAGCAGGGAACTGGGCTGAAGAGGTTGAGGATGTCGATTTTCAGAACTCtgcgaaggaaatttggagtaagtTCAAAACAAATCAGGTTCTCACCCCTTCTACCCGTCTGGTTTATACTGAACCTTTGAAAGTTGGTGAACAAATTGTTGCTCGTCTGGACTTGGAGGAGGTGGAGATTGAAGCCTCATTTTGGAAAAATGCTATAGTATGTATTGTGCTTGGTGCCAACCCTCCCTTCAGAGTTTTTGAAGGTTTTGTCAAAAGAGTATGGGGGAAACTAGGGGTTGATAAGATAGTAAGAATGCACTCTGGTTTTACATTGGTAAATTTTAGGGATGAAGTTACTCGGGACCTAATTCTAGAAACGGGAGTCATACACTTCGACAAGAAGCCTGTTGTCCTTCGCCCTTGGACAACAGACATGGATTCTGTGAGAATGGTGAAGTCTGTCCCGGTGTGGATTCGAATGAATGGTCTGGGTTTGCAATATTGGggaaaaaatagtcttagtgCTCTAGTGAGTACAATTGGCAAACCAATTATGGTGGATAAGGTGACCCAGAGTAGAGAGATGGTGAAATATGCTCGGGTTTTGGTGGATATGGAGATTTCAGATCACCCTCCTAACAGTATTGCTTTTATCAATGAACGGGGGCAGTTAGTGGAACAATCGGTTGAGTATGAATGGCTCCCTTCTAAATGCACAGCTTGTACTCAGTTAGGGCATATAGTGGCCAATTGTAACAAGGAAAAAGGAGTGGTTTGGCGAAAGAAAATCTCtgttgagaaaggagagaagtcAGATCAGGAAATTAATGGTTCTGAGACAGTTCATGAGCATCAATCTGAAGTTTCCATACCAGAAAACATAGTGCAAACTTCTACTAGTATTGATGCAGAAGAGCGGGGTAAAAGCTTATCTAAGGACTATGAGTCAATGGAGAGAACTGATCAGGGTATTCGCATATCATCTCAGCTAGTTGGAACAGACAGAGTTGACAGTGCTGGCAATTGGATTACTCCCAAAAGGAGAGGGTCACGGGCAGGGGCTGCTCCTAACAAGACAGTAACAGCTCCTAACAAGGTAGTAGCAGCTCCATTTAAGACTAAGGAAAGTAATGGCTATGCGGTTTTACTTGAGTCCGGGGGTGGACAAGTGGTCACTAATTCAAACCTAATTCTTGATGGAGGTTTGTAA
- the LOC133782053 gene encoding uncharacterized protein LOC133782053, which produces MFSETGPEFSERINLEGKNTGARFSLSRGDGSESHECCCINIYINSNIQGATNSLLSDSKVEMRDPGVHLFFDGVKLGKKSKRANNKRKVQGSTSSTSYNVVPLFAFIVSILLLFSMVRII; this is translated from the coding sequence ATGTTCTCAGAAACTGGCCCTGAATTCTCTGAACGTATCAACCTCGAAGGGAAGAACACCGGTGCGAGGTTTTCGCTGAGTCGAGGCGATGGATCTGAGTCCCATGAATGTTGTTGCATTAACATTTACATAAACAGCAACATTCAGGGAGCTACCAACTCTCTTCTGTCTGACAGTAAAGTGGAAATGAGAGATCCTGGAGTTCACTTGTTCTTTGATGGTGTGAAGTTGGGTAAAAAATCTAAAAGAGCAAACAACAAGAGAAAGGTTCAAGGAAGTACTTCCTCTACCTCTTATAATGTAGTGCCTTTATTTGCTTTTATAGTCTCCATTCTCTTATTGTTCTCAATGGTCAGGATTATATGA